The following proteins are co-located in the Carassius gibelio isolate Cgi1373 ecotype wild population from Czech Republic chromosome A9, carGib1.2-hapl.c, whole genome shotgun sequence genome:
- the LOC128019483 gene encoding uncharacterized protein LOC128019483: MASFQTRILRLHLCVVIILLTHADYSKSNQEQKIRQHINKTVFAGGTVTLHCNKTTLDDDFTWKMNNSVIFMQDSESNRTMRNFNSNRIHIDPAAPRELTIQQIQASDAGNYSCYPAAIRWTLTITEIEIRPESLKQMPLYIIIFSFSGVIMICLIITSSICIYRKLRQKINSGSEDVKMISDCDKHTVTVCVYSLHTVS; encoded by the exons ATGGCCAGTTTTCAGACCAGGATTCTTCGTCTTCATCTCTGTGTTGTTATTATTCTTCTGACTCATGCAG ATTATTCCAAATCCAATCAAGAACAAAAGATTCGGCAGCACATCAACAAAACAGTGTTTGCGGGGGGAACAGTTACACTTCACTGCAACAAAACCACATTAGATGATGATTTCACATGGAAAATGAACAACTCAGTTATTTTTATGCAGGATTCTGAAAGTAACAGAACAATGAGAAACTTCAACTCAAACAGGATTCACATCGACCCAGCAGCTCCAAGAGAGTTAACAATACAACAAATACAAGCGTCTGATGCAGGAAACTACAGCTGTTACCCAGCAGCAATAAGATGGACATTAACAATAACAG AAATCGAGATCAGACCAGAATCACTCAAACAAATGCCGCTGTACATCATCATCTTTTCATTTTCTGGAGTCATTATGATCTGTTTAATTATCACAAGCAGCATCTGCATTTACAG GAAACTGAGACAGAAGATCAACTCTGGTTCAGAGGAT GTGAAGATGATCTCTGACTGTGACAAACACACAGTAACAGTCTGT GTCTATAGTCTTCATACAGTTTCATGA
- the LOC128019481 gene encoding uncharacterized protein LOC128019481 — protein sequence MTLREAGQQVQPYLSRYTVASIIRTFRNTNRIARRPDVGGRGRMFTPEQETHIVNMVIANNAIRLREIQQRIIDNDTIFQNIHSVRISALSRVLARHRIRMKQIHRVPFERNTERVKQLRYDYVQRGMELEADAMGQELLFVDEAGFNLSKTRRCGRNITGHRAIINVPGQRGGNITMFAAISQNGVVHHHANHRPIQHCTHYCIPGHLT from the exons ATGACCCTGAGGGAAGCTGGCCAACAGGTTCAGCCTTATTTGAGCCGCTACACTGTGGCAAGCATCATTAGGACATTTCGAAATACTAATCG AATTGCTAGACGTCCAGATGTTGGGGGCAGAGGAAGAATGTTCACTCCAGAGCAAGAGACCCATATAGTGAACATGGTGATTGCCAATAATGCAATAAGACTGCGCGAAATACAGCAGCGCATAATTGATAATGACACCATCTTTCAAAATATACACAGTGTAAGGATTTCTGCACTAAGTCGTGTACTTGCGCGCCACAGAATAAGAATGAAGCAAATTCACAGAGTTCCTTTCGAGAGAAACACAGAACGTGTAAAGCAACTGCGTTATGACTATGTGCAG AGAGGGATGGAACTAGAAGCAGATGCCATGGGACAAGAGCTACTTTTTGTAGATGAGGCCGGTTTTAACCTCAGTAAAACCAGGAGATGTGGCAGGAACATTACTGGACACCGTGCCATCATCAATGTCCCAGGACAACGTGGTGGTAACATAACCATGTTTGCAGCTATAAGCCAAAATGGTGTTGTTCACCATCATGCCAACCATAGGCCCATACAACACTGCACACATTATTGCATTCCTGGACACCTTACATGA